A window of Solanum stenotomum isolate F172 chromosome 3, ASM1918654v1, whole genome shotgun sequence contains these coding sequences:
- the LOC125859043 gene encoding uncharacterized protein LOC125859043, translating into MGSMAHVEDEKKELVRDVHRLACLGVQLVDFSKGKFMVHHSSQSSIVVDVKFKKHLDPILMDLKELVLNKFVEAFSQWGDGVLSYHSSIAMTPFQALYGRRCRSPVDWFEVVEFSLIGPDLVYDAIEKVQPIRERLKMAQSRKKSYAENRRRDLQFEIGNWVYLKISPMKGVMRFVKKEKLSHQYVGPYQILKYVGNVAYELDLPSELAPVHPVFHVSILRKCIGDLVSILPLEGLGVDENLSYKEVPVEILDRQVGKLMNKEVVSVKVLWRNHLVEGATWEAKANMKSRYPYLFPFTPTPT; encoded by the exons ATGGGCAGTATGGCTCATGTAGAAGATGAGAAAAAGGAACTAGTTCGCGATGTTCATAGGTTGGCCTGTTTAGGTGTGCAACTGGTAGATTTTTCAAAGGGTAAATTCATGGTTCACCATAGTTCTCAGTCATCCATTGTGGTTGATGTGAAGTTTAAGAAACATCTTGATCCTATTTTGATGGATTTGAAAGAATTGGTTCTCAACAAgttcgttgaggctttctcccaatggggagatggtgtgcttag ttaccactcaagcaTTGCCATGACTCCGTTTcaagcactttatggtaggaggtgtagatctccagtGGACTGGTTTGAAGTAGTTGAGTTTTCTCTAATTGGTCCCGATCTAGTTTATGATGCCATCGAAAAAGTTCAAcccattagagagaggttgaagatGGCTCAAAGTCGgaaaaagtcctatgccgaaaATAGAAGAAGGGATCTTCAATTTGAGATTGGTAATTGGGTATACTTAAAAatatcacctatgaagggtgtgatgaggtttgtcAAGAAGGAGAAACTTAGTCATCAATATGTGGGACCATACCAAATCTTGAAATATGTGGGAAATGTTGCATATGAATTGGACTTACCCAGTGAGTTGGCTCCGGTTCACCCAGTGTTCCATGTCTCCATTCTCAGGAAGTGCATTGGTGATCTGGTATCCATCCTTCCCTTAGAGggtttgggagttgatgaaaatCTTTCCTATAAAGAAgttccggttgagattttagaccgacaAGTTGGGAAGTTAATGAACAAAGAGGTAGTCTCTGTTAaagtcttatggaggaatcacttagttgagggtgctacttgggaggctaaGGCCAATATGAAGTCCCGCtatccttatctttttccttttactcCTACCCCTACTTGA